CAAAGGTGCCTGCATGGACTGTATCACCTTCTTTCCTGTGTACCTGCTCATCTCTGCCTGTGATGGGAGCCTCATTGACCAGTGCCTGACCATGGACGATGACGCCATCCACGGAAATCTTTTCGCCTGTATGCAGTACAACAATATCGCCCACCTCCAGCTCCGATACATGGCGCTCCACCTCCACGCCGTCTATCAGAACAAAGGTATGATGGGAGGTGATATCCAGAATGGAAGCAATGCTTTTCCGTGATCGTTCAGCTATCCATGCGGAAAGAAGTTCCGCTCCGGAATTGATCCATAGAATTTCCAGAGCTGTCATGGCCTCGCCCGCAGCAATGGCTGCCGTGCTTCCTGCGGCAAGGAATCCGTCCAGAGTAAACTTTCGCTCACGGCTGCGTTTCAGGGCGGACCTTATAAGAGGTGCTGTTAGGGCAAAGGTGACAATCCCCAGAGGGCTGAAGGCGGTCTGCAGGGTAGCTGTTTTAAAAATGGCATTGCGCAGAAGCACTCCTCCCATTACCACGGATATGGCGGCAAAGCGGCTGAATGCCTTACGAACGGCATGTTCTTCCACGCATACACATTCTGGATTATCATCCGCCGGATTTTTAAGGGGAGTTACTCCATCCATGCCAAAAAAATGGTTCAGAAATTCAAGAAGATCCTCTCTGGACAGCTTGTTTTTATCATAAAACAGAACAAGGCTGGCGCATCCGGGATTGATGCGAAGCCAGAGAAGCCCTTCCAGGTTTTCCGATCTTTCCTTCAGCTTCTTTTCCGTCTCTGTCTGCCGGAGTGACAGGGCACGAATACGAAGACGACCTGGAATATCATGGCGGACGGCAAATTTTTTTTTCATGACTTTTCCCCTGAGAAAAGAAATGGCAGAACGCATACAGGGCAGACCTGATCTGGCTGCCCTGTATGTAAAAGAATATCGTTTACTCTAAATGATTATTTGATATCTGTCACCTGAATCCAGAGGACAGCTTCTTTTACCATATCAATATCATTGTATTCGGTCTCAATGAGGTCCGGCACAGCAATGCCCCACCAGCCTGCCTTGGGAAGGCCTATGGTGAATTCACCGTTGGCGTTGGCCCGAATACCCATGGCTTCAAATGCCGGATGGGGAGCCTTGATTCCGGGGCGCTTTTTAAAAGCATTTCTCCGCATATCCGGCTCATGGTTCAGATACTCAATTTCCAGTTGTGCATGGGGAACCGGCTCTCCATTGGCCATAACCACACCACGGAAAACTCCACCTGTCCAGTTGGCATAGGGCTTGTCAAGGGGAACAATTTCAACGGGAAGGCCTACGGGCTCGTGCCAGTTGCCGGGAACTCCACCAACATTCATGATCATTTTGGTGTACTGCTGAATATACTCGTCATCGCCTTCAAGGTAGGGAGAAGGAACAAGAACAAAGACATAGTCTCCCATGGAGCGCATTACCCGGGAAGGAATTTTTGCTTCATAGGCTTTGCCTTCATTTCCGAGACTTTTCCAGGATATTTCATGGAGAAACTCTTTAAGGTCTGTTTTCCGTGCTTCTCCTTCTTCTCCCCTCTGATGAATCACATAAAATTCCTGCACAGGCTCCATGTCCATGGTGTGATCCGCATCAAAGGGATGGGTAAACACCAGTTTAAGATTCAACTCCCCTCCCGTTTCCAGAGCACTCTGGGGAGTGTAAATCATCTGGAAGTGGGCAAGGGCGGATGCTGCAGAGAAAAGGGTGATCAGGCCGGCAAGTATAAATCCTTTTTTCATCTGTCGTCCTTCTGATTTATCGGTTTAAAAAATTAGGGGGTAATAAAAATGGCTGCGGCATTATGGACGCAGACATGGTGAACACATTACTCAAAAATCTGTGAGCCGGGAATTTCAATGCTGTGCCCTTCACCGCCGTCAAAGGTTACAGAATAGTTTCCCTTGGGTTTTTCAAATTCAACATCACTGGTACGGGACAAGACCAGCCGTTGAATTTCTTCACCCTTTCCGTTTTTTACTATGACAGGGACCCCTGCTGCTGTGGAACCATCGGAAAATCCACCTTCGCAGTAAATAGTTCCGTCTGCGTTATCAAAGCAGGAAAAAAGAGGGGTATGGGCCATAGCCGTCAGGGGCAGGGTCATAAAACCAATTACCATAGGTACTGCAAGAAACTTTGCAAACTTCATAAAAACCTCCATAGAGTTTATTGAAATTCAAAATAGCATTGTCATGTCTTATTTCTTTCCGCATGCCAAAGAAACAGGCCGCAGCATTAGCATTTCCTTACAGAAACTATAATCTTTTAATTTTTATCCATATTTTTCCCCTCAGATTCGTCTGCTTTTTCCTGATCCGTATTTTTTTCCGGACAGATGATTCCCAGTTTTTCCGCTGTGCATGAAGCATTCTGTGCGGAAGGACAGGAGTCACAGGAGCAGCCCTTTTTTCTGAAAAAAAGATGCCAGAGATAAAACACAGCCCAGGCTACAATAACTGTGAGAATAAAGTATTCCAGAAACATGGCTAGAGACCTCCTGTTTTGGCAGCTCTTTCAAGCTGTTCAGCCTTCCATGCAGGGTCCTTTACAAAGGAAAGACCTATGGCTGTGGCAAGGGCTATGAAATAAAATCCTGCCATGGCCTGTATACCGCTTAAAGAGAGAGCCGAGCCGATGGTAAAGACTGCACTTGCCATGGCAAGACCAAAAGCCGTGGGAAAAACAATGGCAAAAACCATCCATTTATAGGAACCAGTCTGCACCTTGATCATGATGGTGGCGGCAAGGCATGGTGGATACAGGGCAAAGAAAATAATCAGGGCAAGGGCATGGAGGGGGGTACTGCCGAAATTCTTTGCTTCCCTGTCCATGCGTTCCTCAAGGGAGATATTTTCATCGGCACCATCTTGAAAAAGAACGCCAAGGGTGGCAACGCTGGACTCCCTTGCTGCAAAGGAGCTTATCAGAGCCACATTGATTTTCCAGTCAAAGCCTGCAAACTGGGTAACTGGTTCCAGTGCCCTGCCAAGCCTGCCAAAGTAGCTGTACACAATTGTGTCTTCCCGTATGGCTGCCCTGAGGTCAGCCCGTTCTGCGGAAAGGTCACGCATGGCCCGGTTGATGGTCCGTGCTTCCCTGCTTCTGGGACGGAGCAGAGGAAAAATCTCCGGATGTTTTTCTTCGTAACGCAGATCCACGGCTGTGGATGCTTCCTGGCTGGAGGCTGCCATCTTGGCATCCCTGTAGGTATTGGCTGTATTGAGAAGGCTAAGTACCTGACTTTCTTTTTCCAGCAATGGGGCAAACTCCGTACCCTGGACAGCTTCCTGAAAATCCGCCAGTGCTGCCGTCATTTGTCCCTCATATTCAGTCATGCGCTCTTCGGGAAGACCCGGAAACTGCAGCAGCACATAAACCACCACCGCAACTGCAATGACAATGGTTCCGACTTTTTTAATGTACTCCCAGGTGCGGTCAAAGGCCCTTCGCAGCACGCCTGTAATTGTAGGCAGATGGTAGTTTGGCATTTCCATGACAAAGGGAGCTGTCTCCTGCCCCCTCAGTATGGTCATAGTAAGGAGCTTTGCCACAATCATGGCCATGATGATGGTGATGGTGGAAATAAAAAGCATGACCCAGGACTGATATGCCGCAAAATAGATATTCACCAGAAGGGCATAAAGGGGAATTTTTGCCAGACAGTTCATATAGGGCACGGTGAGAATGGTGGCCATGCGGGAGCGCTCATCGGGAATGCCCTTGGTGGCCATTATGCCGGGTACGGCACAGCCTCCTGTGAAAACGCCACCCAGAATAAAGGGAAGTGTGGACTGACCGTGGAGCCCGAAACTCTGAAAAATCCTGTCCAGAATAAAGGCAATACGGGCCATGTAACCGGAATCTTCCAGTATGGCGATCAGGGCAAAAAGAATCAGAAAAATGGGAACATAGTTTAAAAGGGTGTTCACACTGTCCATCATCCAGAGGGGCAGAGATCGTATAATGGTGTCGCTGAGCATACCGGGATCAGGAAGAAATCCTGCCAGAGCTCCCCGGACCCATGCCAGGGCAGGCCAGGTGATGGCCGTCAGTTTGTATCCCTGCACAATGGAAAGCTCGTAGATCATGTAGACGGTGAAAACCAGAAAAAATGGTGCAAAGCCCCTGTGCAGAAGAATACGGTCTATTTTTTCTGATTTACGAACTCTACCTCTTTCTGTGAATTCTACGCATTCATCCACAATGGATACGGCCAGCTTGTCCCTGCAGGCCACAATGTGATCCGCTGGTGAAACTCCCTCTTTTTCAAAGAAAGAATCAATGGCGCTGTTCACTTTTTCCAGCACAAGTTCAGAATTTTCATGGAATTTTTCCAGCAGCCTTATGGCTTCCGCATCCTTTTCCAGAAGCTTTACCGTCAGCCAGCGCAAAGGAACCATACGCTCCAGGGCAAGGGATGCCCCCAGAAGGCTATGGATTTCCTCTATGGAATTTTCCAGAGAGTCGTAATGAATACGAAGTTTTTCTGCGTTTTTGGTGGTTTTTGCCGTCTCCCGTATGGCCTGCCTCAGTTCATTGCGGCCTTTGCCCTTGCGTCCAACCGTGGGCACCACGGGAATCCCCAGTCTGGCGGACAGCTTCATGGCATCTACCCGCTGGCCATTGGCTTCGGCCACATCCACCATATTAAGGGCCATGACCACGGGAAAATTCATTTCCAGTACCTGAAAGGTAAAGTAAAGGCCCCTGCGCAGACTGGATGCATCAATGACATTGACTATGGCTTCGGGTTTTTCCTGCAGCAGAAAGTCCCTGGCAACCCGCTCTTCAAGGGAAAAGGAGGTCAGGCTGTAGGTGCCAGGCAAATCCACAACCTCCACCCTGCCCTCTTTGTCCTTGTAGCTGCCCACCTTTTTATCCACAGTTACACCGGGATAATTGGCTATGTGCTGATTGGCCCCGGTAAGCATATTGAATGTGGTGGACTTACCGGCATTCTGCTGACCGGCCAGACCAATTATGATGTTGCTTGCTGTGGATGACATACTGACCTTTTGAGAGGGTTGCCTTAAGCTTTATAAAAAATTCTGACTGTAAACCGTCAGAAAACAGAAACTAAATATTTTCCACCTCAATAAGGGCTGCTTCCCGCTTTCGCAGGGTCACATAATAATCCCCCACCCGCAATTCCAGGGGATCTCCCAGGGTGGCACAGCGCACCATCTCCACTTCCATGTTGGGAACAAAACCAAGATCCATAAGGCGCTGACGTACGGCACCAACGGACTGATGTCCCCTTATGCGGCAGCGGCATCCCTTTCCCACCTCTGTAAGAACCTTGCAGTCAGGGGGACAGACAACATTATCAGAATGACTGATGCTGCATGTACTGCAGTTTTTGTTCTTTTTTCTGCGCATGCGGTAGAACATTTGGTCTTCTCCTTATAATTTTCGGAAGCCGAAGACAGGCTGCATGTTTTTTGGCCGGACCCACATTTTACAGGGCTTTTTTTGTAAGCCAAAGAAGTTCATTCGGGCAGTTTTTATTTTTGCCCAAGACAAACACGTTCAAGAAACTAATTTGCCAGGAGGGCTTTGTCAAGGTTTTTTGGTATTAATAGATGTTTTTTCGTGGGCCGAAAATCTGGCGGCATTTGATGAAAAAACACTATGGATGTATTCCGGGGCCTTTCTTATAAAGCCCCGGAAAGATTATGGCAGGATTTCTTCCTTTAAGAGACAGCAGGCAATGCGGCAGGAAGGTTTACCTTCTTTTTCATATTCAAGGTTTCCCGGCTGCACAAGGCGGTTCATGACACAGCCTTCCGGGATATTCAGCTCAAAAAAATGTCCTTCATGGAGGGGGGGGCTTTCAATGAGTCTGTTTTCCTTTATTTCAAAGGCATGGATGGGATAATCCTCACAGAGGGGGCATCGGTAGACCCGTCCGTTGGGAAAAACAAAAAAATTATCCGCTACAAGGCCTGCACATTCAAAGGGATCTTCAGGCCCGAGAAACACCTTTGGCCAGGTAACGCCGATACCAAGGGAGGCGACTTCCTTTGCCACCTCAGGCACCAGAGAGGTCCAGGTATGCCGGTTTACCTGTTTCTGGCCGGGATCCTGAAGGGAATTGCCTCGCATGCCAAGAACCTGAATAAAAAAACGGGAAATTCCAAGGTCTTTGAGAAGAAGGGGCATTTTTTCCAGTTCATGGATATTTTCTTCGCTCACCGTGTAGATGAGGCTGGTGGCAAAACCTTTTTCAGCAGCTTTTCTGGCATTTTTTGTACAGATCTCAAAAACCCCTTGACCCCGTATGGCATCACAGACAGGGGCGGTGGCACCATCTAAGCTGAAACTGAAAAAATCCACTTCTTCAGGACTTACTTTTTCCAGAATATCGTGAAAAAGATAGCCATTGGTATCTATGGTGACAGAGGCGTAGCCCATTCTTTTTGCAGTTTTTACGGCACGGCTCAGTTCCGGATGCAGGGTTGGTTCTCCTCCCAGAAAAATAACGTTGGCTGTTTTTTGTCTCTCGGCAAAAAGAGCAAGCCAGCTTTCAATGCTTTCCATGGAAAGGGTCCGGTTTCCATGCTGATCCTTACGGATGTAACAATGACGGCACTTCAGGTTGCAGGCTGTGAGGATATGAAAAAAAAGATTGGTGGCATGGGGCTGAAAAGCAACGGTATTCTGTTTCATTTTTTTGTGTCCACAAGGTTTTTCAGGTTTTCTGTTTCTTCTTTTGCCCTTACAAGTTCCTCATTGGCCAGACGCAGGCGGGCGGAAAGATATTCTGCAAAAATCTTATAGAGCAGAAGAAGAAAATCCATCTGGGCGTCACTGTCATCTTCCCCTGCCATCTGATTTTTAGCGCTGGTATCCACGGCAAGGCAGATTGCTGTTCCAGCAGCCACCACATCGGCACTGCGGGCCCTTTTATCTATGAGGCGCATTTCACCGAAAATTTCCCCCATTTTATGTATGGTGGAAATTTCATGGCCGTTTTTTTCTATGCGGACACTTCCCCCAAGCAGAAAATAAAGCCAGGTATCCTCATCTCCGTCACGAATAATAAACTCACCGTCTGCGTACTCCCGGATTTTGCTCAGACGCAGGAGTTTTGAAAGGCTGCGCACCTCAAAATTGCGCAGGGCTGGAATCTGCATAAGTTTCTGAATATTTTCAATGTTATCCTTGAGGTACCGACTTTCAATCATAGCATATACCTTTCTTTGGGGAGCCAGTCTTTTTATAAATCCGGATCTCCGGTCTTGTAATATGGAATGACAGATATACAAAATAGCAGCAACCCATAGCTGTACTTTATCCTGAAACAACTTGCAGTTATTAAAAATTAATGTTTTTTCAGCATTCCAAGGGCTTTTCTGGCAGCGTCCTGTTCAGCAATTTTCTTGCTTTTCCCAGATCCTCTTGCACAGATTTTTTCAGCAGATACTTCCACATGGAAAACCTTATCATGATCCGGGCCTTCCTCTCCTACAATTCTGTAGGAGGGGGTGGTTTTATAGCGCATCTGTATTTCTTCCTGAAGACGGCTTTTGGCATCGTTGATGCTTTCTTCCACATCCATATCCCGGATAATGGGAATAAAGCAAAGGGAAACAAAGCCAAAAACTGCATCAAAACCGCCGTCCCTGTAGACTGCGGCCACAAGGGCCTCAAAGGCATCAGCCAGAATGGAATCCTTGTTTCTGCCATTGGTCTGTTCTTCACCCCGGCCAAGGCGCATATGGTTGCCAAGATTCAGCTTCCTTGCCACGGAAGCCAGCTGGCGTTCATTCACAAGGCTTGCGCGTATGCGGGAAAGATCCCCTTCCCGCATCTCTCTGAAATGCTCCATCAGAAGGTGGCCTATGACCAGGCTTAGAACGGCATCTCCCAGGAATTCAAGGCGTTCATTGTTTTTTAATACAAGGGCCTGTTCATTAACATAGGAAGAATGACACAGGGCATTTTCCAGTATCTGAAGATTTTTAAAACAATAATTCATGGCCTTCTCAAGGTCAGCCATGGAAGGGAAATCGGGCATTGTAAGATTATCCATTGTAATATCAGGTGTAAGAAAAGCGGGTTTCATCCCGGATAAAATGAGGGCAGCGGATAGGATTCCGGAAGGGCTGGCTTAGCATATCCGACATCAGCTGTCCGATTTGCTAAACCCATCCTGCCAAAAAATCATCTTACGCTTCAACCTTTTTCAAGTCTGTTCAACAGTTCCGTATAAACGCCATAGGGCACAAAAAGATCTCCGGCTCCGGTACCTATGGAAATATCATCTTTAAAATCTCCGTGATAGTCCGATCCTCCCGTAAGAAGAAGATCCAGCTCCGATGCCAGACCTTTCAGGGTGGATACCATCTGGGCATCATGTTTTGGATAGTATGTTTCAACTCCTCCAAGACCAGCCTCCTTCATCATACCCAGAAGAAGACGCAATCCCCTTGATCCTATACCCGGTATAAGGCCGGGATGGGCCAGTACGGCAATGCCTCCGGCCCTTCGGATGGCTGCAATGGCATCTTCCCATGGCTCCCTGTATTTTTCAATATATGCAGGACAGCCCTTGCCAAGGTAGCGCATAAAGGCTGTATCCATATCGGAAACCAGCCCTTTTTCCATAAGAACTTTTGCCATATGGGGACGGCCCACAAGTCCGCCATGGGCCTTTGCCGCCACCTCATCAAGGCTAATATCCATCCCCATGGCCTGCAGCCTCCGGATCATTAAGGGATTCCTTGTCCTCCTTGCATCCTGCAGTCTGTCCAGAAGAACTGCAATTCCAGGGTCTCCCGGGTCCATCCCATAGCCGAGGATGTGCAGTTCATCTCCTCTGTTGAAATCATCGGGCGGTCGGGCTGAAATTTCCAGTCCCGTCAGAAAATTAATATCAAAAGAAAAACCGGCATCCAGAACTTCCAGGACGCCGGCCATTGTATCGT
The sequence above is a segment of the Desulfobotulus mexicanus genome. Coding sequences within it:
- a CDS encoding DUF4198 domain-containing protein, with product MKKGFILAGLITLFSAASALAHFQMIYTPQSALETGGELNLKLVFTHPFDADHTMDMEPVQEFYVIHQRGEEGEARKTDLKEFLHEISWKSLGNEGKAYEAKIPSRVMRSMGDYVFVLVPSPYLEGDDEYIQQYTKMIMNVGGVPGNWHEPVGLPVEIVPLDKPYANWTGGVFRGVVMANGEPVPHAQLEIEYLNHEPDMRRNAFKKRPGIKAPHPAFEAMGIRANANGEFTIGLPKAGWWGIAVPDLIETEYNDIDMVKEAVLWIQVTDIK
- a CDS encoding FeoB-associated Cys-rich membrane protein; this encodes MFLEYFILTVIVAWAVFYLWHLFFRKKGCSCDSCPSAQNASCTAEKLGIICPEKNTDQEKADESEGKNMDKN
- the feoB gene encoding ferrous iron transport protein B; this translates as MSSTASNIIIGLAGQQNAGKSTTFNMLTGANQHIANYPGVTVDKKVGSYKDKEGRVEVVDLPGTYSLTSFSLEERVARDFLLQEKPEAIVNVIDASSLRRGLYFTFQVLEMNFPVVMALNMVDVAEANGQRVDAMKLSARLGIPVVPTVGRKGKGRNELRQAIRETAKTTKNAEKLRIHYDSLENSIEEIHSLLGASLALERMVPLRWLTVKLLEKDAEAIRLLEKFHENSELVLEKVNSAIDSFFEKEGVSPADHIVACRDKLAVSIVDECVEFTERGRVRKSEKIDRILLHRGFAPFFLVFTVYMIYELSIVQGYKLTAITWPALAWVRGALAGFLPDPGMLSDTIIRSLPLWMMDSVNTLLNYVPIFLILFALIAILEDSGYMARIAFILDRIFQSFGLHGQSTLPFILGGVFTGGCAVPGIMATKGIPDERSRMATILTVPYMNCLAKIPLYALLVNIYFAAYQSWVMLFISTITIIMAMIVAKLLTMTILRGQETAPFVMEMPNYHLPTITGVLRRAFDRTWEYIKKVGTIVIAVAVVVYVLLQFPGLPEERMTEYEGQMTAALADFQEAVQGTEFAPLLEKESQVLSLLNTANTYRDAKMAASSQEASTAVDLRYEEKHPEIFPLLRPRSREARTINRAMRDLSAERADLRAAIREDTIVYSYFGRLGRALEPVTQFAGFDWKINVALISSFAARESSVATLGVLFQDGADENISLEERMDREAKNFGSTPLHALALIIFFALYPPCLAATIMIKVQTGSYKWMVFAIVFPTAFGLAMASAVFTIGSALSLSGIQAMAGFYFIALATAIGLSFVKDPAWKAEQLERAAKTGGL
- a CDS encoding radical SAM protein encodes the protein MKQNTVAFQPHATNLFFHILTACNLKCRHCYIRKDQHGNRTLSMESIESWLALFAERQKTANVIFLGGEPTLHPELSRAVKTAKRMGYASVTIDTNGYLFHDILEKVSPEEVDFFSFSLDGATAPVCDAIRGQGVFEICTKNARKAAEKGFATSLIYTVSEENIHELEKMPLLLKDLGISRFFIQVLGMRGNSLQDPGQKQVNRHTWTSLVPEVAKEVASLGIGVTWPKVFLGPEDPFECAGLVADNFFVFPNGRVYRCPLCEDYPIHAFEIKENRLIESPPLHEGHFFELNIPEGCVMNRLVQPGNLEYEKEGKPSCRIACCLLKEEILP
- a CDS encoding PHP domain-containing protein; its protein translation is MGCKSMQAAVDLHTHSTASDGTKSPLELVREAEAIGLGALAITDHDTMAGVLEVLDAGFSFDINFLTGLEISARPPDDFNRGDELHILGYGMDPGDPGIAVLLDRLQDARRTRNPLMIRRLQAMGMDISLDEVAAKAHGGLVGRPHMAKVLMEKGLVSDMDTAFMRYLGKGCPAYIEKYREPWEDAIAAIRRAGGIAVLAHPGLIPGIGSRGLRLLLGMMKEAGLGGVETYYPKHDAQMVSTLKGLASELDLLLTGGSDYHGDFKDDISIGTGAGDLFVPYGVYTELLNRLEKG
- a CDS encoding cyclic nucleotide-binding domain-containing protein: MIESRYLKDNIENIQKLMQIPALRNFEVRSLSKLLRLSKIREYADGEFIIRDGDEDTWLYFLLGGSVRIEKNGHEISTIHKMGEIFGEMRLIDKRARSADVVAAGTAICLAVDTSAKNQMAGEDDSDAQMDFLLLLYKIFAEYLSARLRLANEELVRAKEETENLKNLVDTKK
- a CDS encoding FeoA family protein, coding for MFYRMRRKKNKNCSTCSISHSDNVVCPPDCKVLTEVGKGCRCRIRGHQSVGAVRQRLMDLGFVPNMEVEMVRCATLGDPLELRVGDYYVTLRKREAALIEVENI
- the rnc gene encoding ribonuclease III is translated as MPDFPSMADLEKAMNYCFKNLQILENALCHSSYVNEQALVLKNNERLEFLGDAVLSLVIGHLLMEHFREMREGDLSRIRASLVNERQLASVARKLNLGNHMRLGRGEEQTNGRNKDSILADAFEALVAAVYRDGGFDAVFGFVSLCFIPIIRDMDVEESINDAKSRLQEEIQMRYKTTPSYRIVGEEGPDHDKVFHVEVSAEKICARGSGKSKKIAEQDAARKALGMLKKH